In Mastacembelus armatus unplaced genomic scaffold, fMasArm1.2, whole genome shotgun sequence, the following proteins share a genomic window:
- the LOC113129592 gene encoding patatin-like phospholipase domain-containing protein 7, with product MMLPFFCQDLWLPYFNITTDITASSMRVHTDADVARSMGAKVVIAIDVGSQDETNLTNYGDTLNGWRLLWTRFNPLAEKVKVLNMAEIQTRLAYVCCVRQLELVKNSEYCEYIRPPIDRYGTLEFGKFDEIADVVHQHGKTLFDVWHRSGVVDSMLKDRHQEELHKTKVNHVSDITHY from the exons ATGATGCTTCCTTTCTTCTGCCAGGACCTGTGGCTACCATACTTCAACATTACAACTGATATCACTGCTTCCTCCATGAGAGTTCACACTGACG CTGATGTGGCTCGCTCCATGGGGGCCAAAGTTGTGATCGCAATTGATGTTGGAAGCCAGGATGAAACCAACCTGACCAATTACGGTGACACCCTGAATGGCTGGCGGCTGCTATGGACGCGATTCAACCCACTGGCTGAGAAAGTCAAG GTCCTGAACATGGCAGAGATACAAACCCGGCTGGCTTACGTCTGCTGTGTGCGGCAGCTGGAACTGGTCAAAAACAGTGAATACTGTGAGTACATTCGACCACCCATTGACCGATACGGCACGCTAGAGTTTGGCAAGTTCGACGAGATCGCT GATGTAGTGCACCAGCACGGGAAGACACTGTTTGATGTGTGGCATCGCAGTGGGGTGGTGGACAGCATGCTGAAGGACAGGCATCAGGAGGAGCTCCACAAGACCAAAGTCAACCATGTGAGTGACATCACACACTACTGA
- the LOC113129593 gene encoding leukocyte surface antigen CD53-like, whose translation MAQGCLKCLKYTMCVANFLCFLCGVAVLGFGVYIMVNFEMAALTPTLATFKVANALLISGIIITCVSFLGFVGALKENRCLLLTFFLLLFLLMLVELTAACLLLMYEAKISELVQTDLKKGLDQVKQKPGNSSDVMWDLVQQRLDCCGVENVTDWGEKVPESFCKNNCTTNRVYRNKVDTV comes from the exons ATGGCTCAAGGCTGCCTCAAGTGTTTAAAGTACACCATGTGTGTTGCCAACTTCCTTTGTTTT CTGTGTGGTGTGGCAGTGCTGGGCTTTGGCGTATACATAATGGTGAACTTTGAAATGGCAGCACTCACCCCTACGTTGGCCACTTTCAAGGTGGCCAACGCACTGCTGATCAGCGGCATCATCATCACCTGCGTGTCCTTCCTGGGATTCGTGGGGGCTCTGAAGGAAAACCGCTGTCTCCTTTTGACG ttcttcctgctgctgttcctaCTGATGCTGGTGGAGCTGACTGCAGCATGTTTGCTGCTCATGTATGAGGCAAAG ATTTCTGAGCTGGTGCAGACAGATCTGAAAAAGGGATTGGATCAAGTCAAGCAAAAGCCTGGAAATTCATCAGATGTGATGTGGGATCTGGTTCAGCAGCGG CTTGATTGCTGTGGAGTCGAGAATGTGACAGACTGGGGAGAAAAAGTGCCGGAATCTTTTTGCAAGAACAACTGTACCACCAATCGTGTGTACAGAAACAAGGTGGACACAGTGTAA